From Lolium perenne isolate Kyuss_39 chromosome 5, Kyuss_2.0, whole genome shotgun sequence, a single genomic window includes:
- the LOC127319775 gene encoding G-type lectin S-receptor-like serine/threonine-protein kinase SRK, which yields MDNTEGRPKLMPLHLLEELTAGFSKNRILGGGAYGEVYLGEYQDGVKIAVKVLKDVLDLDDEQFEKEYRNLAILEHKNVVRLVGYCNETKGEYVHHNGRLVFAEKARRMLCFEYMCNGSLDTFIYDESNARNWRTRYAIIKGICEGLAYLHEKLKPPMYHLDLKLTNVLLDENRSPKISDFGMSRLILEERTKKTNSSLGTLGYIPPEYINEGLISIKFDIFSLGVLIIKIMMTRRDGYFRSAEMSSQQFVDLVHMDWMNRLQAPHAYSIQARRCIEIALCCVETDRRKRPSIGELVSNLSKTESSIQIFDELRNGADHQV from the exons ATGGACAACACAGAGGGGCGTCCCAAGCTTATGCCGCTCCATTTGTTAGAAGAACTTACAGCTGGGTTCTCTAAGAACCGGATACTTGGAGGGGGTGCGTATGGAGAAGTTTATCTG GGAGAGTATCAAGATGGAGTGAAGATTGCTGTGAAGGTGCTTAAAGATGTTTTAGACCTTGACGATGAGCAATTTGAAAAGGAGTATCGCAACCTTGCAATTCTAGAGCACAAAAATGTTGTCCGGTTAGTTGGATATTGCAATGAAACCAAGGGAGAATATGTACATCACAATGGAAGGTTGGTTTTTGCGGAAAAGGCTAGGAGGATGCTTTGCTTCGAGTATATGTGCAACGGAAGCCTGGACACTTTTATTTATG ATGAATCTAATGCACGCAATTGGCGTACACGCTATGCGATAATTAAGGGGATATGCGAGGGATTGGCATACCTTCATGAGAAATTAAAACCTCCTATGTATCATTTAGATTTAAAACTAACTAACGTACTATTGGACGAGAATAGGTCGCCCAAAATCTCAGATTTTGGCATGTCAAGGTTGATCTTGGAAGAAAGAACAAAAAAGACAAACAGTTCCTTAGGAACCCT TGGGTACATACCACCGGAGTATATAAACGAAGGTTTGATCTCAATTAAGTTTGACATATTCAGTTTGGGTGTCCTAATCATAAAGATAATGATGACCCGACGAGATGGCTACTTCAGAAGTGCTGAAATGTCTTCCCAACAGTTTGTTGATCTC GTACATATGGACTGGATGAATAGGCTACAAGCGCCACATGCGTATTCTATACAAGCAAGGAGGTGCATCGAAATAGCTCTATGTTGTGTTGAGACTGATCGACGCAAAAGGCCAAGTATTGGGGAACTTGTCAGTAACCTGAGTAAAACAGAGTCTAGTATCcagatttttgatgaattaagaAATGGCGCGGACCACCAGGTGTGA